Proteins from one Megalops cyprinoides isolate fMegCyp1 chromosome 11, fMegCyp1.pri, whole genome shotgun sequence genomic window:
- the slitrk6 gene encoding SLIT and NTRK-like protein 6 has translation MRCNVSLVTSFPLVPSYTRKEGTGETFFLCVIATYPSEQDFILQDPFRNNPSAFLVLHIGRKRQKMLGCIILISSFVFAASSQNSQSKESFKGSCETLCQCEEKDGVLHMNCEARNISRIAEIKVPLDLPFHLNLYKNDLVELNAEDLEGLRNVVTLHLGANSIQELEPGVFSALSSLKKLHINSNFLVMLKEDTFQGLGNLEYLQADTNFIRVIEPGAFSKLFRLKVLILNDNSIEFLPSNIFRFVPLTHLDLRGNQLQSLPFVGFLEHIGRIMELLLEDNKWVCDCEILPLKIWEESMRAQSTIGEVVCNSPPHLKGSILSKVKRDVLCPAHTEIDLEEPSKSLDLVVTPSSKVIQIPKLMDAKDDAKIPTPANKPGMFCIEQCSCHNHPIAGLLIHCQDRGIQRISELGLFQQSPTKLVLTGNMIQRLLQYDFVAYDRLELLNLANNQIDYVDNETFLSLGHLRKLYLNGNRLDRLSSGMFIGLHNLEYLYLEYNMIKDILPGTFNAMPNLKLLSLNNNLLQTLPSQIFHNMRLAKLNLRKNLFMHLPASNVLDHLDSLEQIYLEDNPWDCSCDLVGLKQWVEKLGKDTVVGSILCHTPRKVAKTELRTLRNEVMCPGLVTFQSLPTRDGQGVTTTASTTKDTGGFFQSLTDTIPLSVLILTLLILFLMVIFCSAGIVVLVLHRRRRAKKSQAEEQPRDNSPIHLQYSMYGQKTTHHVAQRARLNAYDEHSHSPVIQVCRNPTYCARHKEQELDDSSLGDPKNICRSIMERENESPLTGKNVKFRAVTDYPAEFVTLGDAGSLYRNILERERDLQQLGITEYLRKNISQLQPSTEMQGQGRHEELRLMEAIMYARPRKVVVEQSKNEYFELKANLHAEPDYLEVLEHQPPFN, from the coding sequence AcgtaaaagacagaaaatgctgGGCTGCATTATTTTGATATCCTCATTTGTCTTCGCTGCTAGCTCTCAAAACTCCCAGTCCAAGGAGTCATTTAAGGGATCCTGTGAAACCTTGTGTCAATGTGAAGAGAAAGATGGGGTCCTGCACATGAACTGCGAGGCAAGAAATATCAGCAGAATAGCGGAAATCAAAGTGCCGTTAGACCTACCCTTCCACCTTAATCTGTACAAAAATGATTTAGTGGAGTTGAATGCAGAGGACCTGGAAGGTCTCAGGAATGTTGTTACTCTTCATCTGGGGGCTAACAGCATACAAGAGCTGGAACCGGGTGTTTTCAGTGCGCTGAGCTCTCTCAAGAAGCTGCACATCAACAGCAATTTTTTAGTGATGTTGAAAGAGGACACATTTCAGGGCTTGGGAAATTTGGAGTACCTACAGGCAGACACAAACTTTATCCGCGTCATCGAGCCCGGGGCGTTCAGCAAACTCTTCCGACTCAAAGTTCTGATACTGAACGACAACTCCATCGAATTCCTCCCGAGCAACATTTTCCGATTTGTGCCACTGACGCACCTCGATCTGCGTGGGAACCAGCTGCAGTCTCTGCCGTTTGTGGGCTTCCTGGAGCACATCGGCCGCATCATGGAACTATTGCTAGAGGACAATAAGTGGGTCTGTGATTGTGAAATCCTGCCATTAAAAATCTGGGAGGAGAGTATGCGTGCCCAGTCTACCATTGGCGAAGTGGTTTGCAACAGCCCCCCTCATCTCAAAGGCAGCATCCTAAGCAAGGTCAAGAGGGATGTTTTGTGTCCAGCCCACACAGAAATAGACCTAGAGGAGCCTTCCAAGTCTTTGGATTTGGTTGTCACTCCTTCCTCTAAGGTTATTCAGATTCCTAAATTGATGGACGCAAAAGATGATGCAAAAATCCCGACACCAGCAAATAAACCAGGAATGTTCTGCATTGAGCAGTGCTCTTGTCACAACCATCCCATTGCGGGTCTGTTAATCCACTGTCAGGACAGAGGGATTCAAAGAATATCTGAATTGGGATTGTTTCAGCAAAGCCCCACAAAGCTTGTCCTGACAGGAAACATGATTCAGAGACTTTTGCAATATGATTTTGTTGCATATGATCGCTTGGAACTACTGAATTTGGCAAACAACCAAATTGATTATGTTGATAATGAAACCTTTCTCAGTTTAGGGCATTTGAGAAAGCTGTATCTGAATGGCAATAGACTTGATCGTTTATCTTCAGGAATGTTTATTGGACTCCATAACCTTGAGTATTTGTATTTGGAATACAATATGATCAAAGATATTCTCCCTGGGACATTCAACGCCATGCCAAATCTGAAGCTCCTCTCTTTAAATAACAATCTTCTCCAAACACTCCCGTCACAGATATTTCACAATATGCGACTTGCCAAATTAAATCTGAGAAAAAATCTATTCATGCACCTGCCAGCAAGCAATGTGCTTGATCATCTGGACTCACTGGAGCAGATTTATTTGGAAGACAACCCATGGGACTGTAGCTGCGACTTAGTAGGTCTTAAACAATGGGTTGAAAAACTTGGCAAGGACACAGTAGTGGGAAGCATTTTGTGTCACACACCGAGGAAAGTTGCCAAAACTGAACTGAGGACTTTAAGAAATGAGGTCATGTGCCCTGGCTTGGTAACTTTCCAATCCTTGCCAACTAGAGATGGTCAAGGTGTGACCACCACGGCCAGCACCACGAAAGACACGGGGGGCTTTTTCCAGTCTCTGACCGACACAATCCCCCTCTCGGTTTTGATCCTCACTCTGCTGATCCTTTTCCTCATGGTCATCTTTTGCTCTGCCGGAATAGTGGTTCTGGTACTACACCGCAGACGACGGGCAAAGAAGagccaggcagaggagcagcCCAGAGACAACAGCCCAATACATCTGCAGTACAGCATGTACGGTCAGAAGACAACCCACCATGTGGCTCAAAGGGCCAGGTTGAATGCCTACGATGAACATAGCCACAGCCCCGTAATACAGGTTTGCAGGAATCCCACCTACTGTGCTCGTCACAAAGAACAGGAGCTGGATGACTCTTCCCTCGGTGACCCGAAGAACATCTGCAGGAGCATAATGGAGAGGGAGAACGAGTCACCGCTGACAGGAAAGAATGTGAAATTCAGAGCCGTGACGGACTACCCAGCAGAATTCGTAACCCTTGGTGACGCTGGCTCCTTGTACAGGAACattctggagagagagagggacctACAGCAGCTTGGCATTACAGAGTACCTCAGGAAGAACATTTCCCAGCTGCAGCCGAGCACAGAGATGCAGGGTCAGGGACGACATGAAGAGCTGAGGCTAATGGAGGCCATTATGTATGCCCGACCACGAAAGGTTGTGGTGGAGCAATCCAAAAACGAGTATTTTGAACTTAAAGCCAATTTACATGCGGAGCCTGACTACCTAGAGGTACTAGAACATCAACCTCCTTTCAACTGA